A region of the Triplophysa rosa linkage group LG5, Trosa_1v2, whole genome shotgun sequence genome:
ACTCATGCCATTGGCTAGGTTGaatgctcaaacaaacagagcaatgATAGCACCACAGAGTCACAGCGTTTACACTTTAGAACCCTCCTACCAATGACTCTGCATATTAGTATGAAATAGGAGAAAATATTTAACATAGGAAAACGCACACACATCACGTTTAAGTCAGTGGTAGAACATCAGAATCATAGTTGATAAATTTTACAAAAGGAGTTGCCAGGTGAGGCATGTAGAATTGACTTCATGGTGGTCCCTCTTTAAGCTTTGGTCTTTTTACAGTTCCTTAAAGCATCTTCCAGAGCCGCAAGAGCCATTGCAGCATTGGCTTTGTTACAGTTGTATCCCATGAGACCGATGCGCATCACCTAGAAATGAGTTCAGTGGGTGATCATTCAGGCACACGGTTGAATTAATATAATGCTGTATATAAAATGTGTCTCACCATGCCAACCGAGGGCCCTAGACCTCCTGTAAACTCTATCTGGTGATGCTTCATGATGTAAGCCAGCATGTCCTTCCAGTTATAACCCTCAGGAATCGCAATAGTGGTAACGGATGGTAATCTTAAATCCTGTGAAAAATAGTATTAACCACTTTCCAAATTTTGAGAATCATAACCTGAAGAAGCTCATGAAGTCAGGAATAACTTTACCTTGTCTTTGATAAACAGGTTCAACCCCAGGTCTTCTAAACCCTTCCAAAGATACTGTGCGACTTCTTTGTGATGTTTCCATGAGTTTTCAAGGcccttaaacaaacatttaggcTTGAATAACTATTCCATAACATAACCAGttcattgaaaataaaatgttcaaaGAGCACACAAGCCTAAACTACTCGGTTAAAAACCTACAAATTAGTAACAGTATGTGGAAGTCTGTTTAGCAGTTCTGGACTTTCACTATAAAATGTTAACCAACATCAAGGAGTGAATTATTACAGTGTAGACtgtaaggcccggtttcacagacacggtttagcttaaaccaggactatgccttagttgaattaagatatttatgtcgcttttataaaagcGCCTtataagaatacattactggtgtgcatcttgagacaaaataatggcattgatatattttaagatatttctgggcaagttatattgagttaagacgggtcacacattcattttagtctgggactagccttaaaccttgtctgtgaaaccgggcctaaatgtttactttaaatCAGATATTTTACCATTTCAGCAAGGATGGCCAGACTTTCCCTCAAGGCAAAGAATCCAGACACAGGTCCTGTGTGATGGTATCTGAAACACGGTTTAGTTAGTTAGACAATTCTTATCTTAACATTCCACAAAGCGTCACGagagaaacattttgtttgtaaaaCTTACATTCTGTCTGGCTTGCCATCATTACCCCAGTAATTAGACAAGTGGGTCATATCCAGCAGGTAGGACACTGGTTTTGTTTTCCTGTTGAACATCTTATGACtgcatttgaaagaaaaaatatagtTAGTGGATTTAAATAACAtcatgtacacaaacacacctgctCAAATTCTCACCATGCTCTTTCACTGAATGAAATAGGTGCTGTGCCAGGAGGAGCATTCAAGGCTTTTTGGGATCCAGTATACAAGATATCAATATCTACAAAAAAGAGGCTTTATTATATAGTATAGAACAGTAACAAGCCACATGAATATTTGTGCTTGGCAAGTATTTTCATCTACATCACTCACTTTGTTGGCCCATTAAAAGTGGGGCAGCTCCCAATGATGCCACTGAATCCACTAAGAGCAAACAGTTGTGTCTGTATACAGAAAAACGCACAGGCAACAGATATACAATCATACTGCACACCCTGACTAGAACAATTGCCGCTTTTCTTTTTACTACTTTAAAAGCAAGTCTGctcataatataaattattatttattgagtATTCTCACACAAAGATAAAACTAATTAATGGTGGAATATTCTTACTTGTGACACAAATCTCCGACACCGTCAACTGGGTGCACCAGACCAGATGAAGACTCTCCATGTGTGAGGAAGAAGAGAACTGGCTTATGTTTAGCCAAAGCCTGTAGAAAGACAGATAATGAATATTGAACATGGATAGTCCTTTATGTTAACAGAGTACCAAAATGAGAATTATGTAATGACCAAATGCAAACAAAtcaataacaaattaataaattatagcTTTGCGTGCTTAACCAACTTTGAGTTTTTCCAGACACACATAAATTCCAGAGACAGACATAAATTCAAACTTGTGTCCAACTGCAATAATTGACAATGAGCATATTGATTTTTGCAATGTAAGTTTGCCTTAAGTCACTTATAAACGTCACATTGAAGCACCTGATCAATTTCTGCATTTGTAAAATGTCCTCCAGGTGCTTTTCTCAAGGTGTGAACCTTTGCACCTGTTTAAAGAAATAAGTTATAAGAATACATTTCTACAGCACAGTACACTGGCAAGTCTTAAATCCATGGCTTATTATAAATGTAGACATTCGGACCCATTCGTTCAGCAATTTCTGCCACTCGTTCTCCCCAGATTCCATTGACGGCAACGAGCACATTCTCTCCGGCCTCCACAACGTTGAACAATGCGCACTCCATAGCGGTGTGACCAGAGCCACTCATAGCCAGCGTCATGTTATTACTTGTCTGAAAGGCGTACTGGATTCCCTTCTTGATGTCATccataatctaaaataaaatgcgtgcatttttattacaatcAAGTTTGAAACAATAATGAGCAGCTCTTACAGTAAACCAACCCATCtgtaaacattcatttaaaatgcgCAAGTGCGTAAAAACATTTACCCCAAACATTTCTGTGTGCATATGACCTATGATAGGTCTCCCCCCTGCCGCTAAGACACGAGGCGGCACATTAGAGGGACCTGGCCCAAAAAGGTATCGAAAAGGTGCCTCGAGCGGCCGGAGCATGCAGGCGGGTGGCGGGATGGTGACGGAAGACATCCCGCGCTGGACGCAGTGTTTGCTGGACAGCGCGCATTCCAAAGGCACCTGCTGTGCCAAGAGCGCGCACCTGGATAAAACAGACCTGGGCATCATCTTTCTTCTTGCTGCAGTTCGTTTGGTGGACTGCAAAAAGTGCACTAAAGTTAACGCTTGTcgaacattttaaacaaacggATCTTTGACCCctggaacatatttttttgGCAAAAATTGCCCCCGCCCTTCATCTCCCAAACATGGTATACGGTCCGGAGTTAGAAAGCAGGACTGTTATGCGCGATAGATCAAAATGGAGATGGGTGGCGATGGTTAAGAAAAATATGTCCAATATTGTGTTATGTTAGAGTGTTTTCGTGCTTACGTCGATTGAATCGATTGAATTTTCTACAACTTAAGCCTGTTTCCTCAAACAGAAATGAACTTTCgcatacaacatgtgtttatcTTAACCTTTTCGCACACTAGCTGAGGTTCCCTGAGAGAATATCAGTGGTTTGCATATTTCAAACATAATATCCTTAATCCATGTTTTCCAATGTGGGGATAGGTGATTTTTGTACTTTTGAAGCTTGATACTGTTAGTGATTGAATAAAGCTTAGTTGCTAGGACTAAAGTTCATATTCAATAGAAAGACAAATGAGTGTATtataaatctgtatgacttgcATTTGAACAAACATGTTTTCAACACAGTGTGTCAACAAATAGAGAAAGTCAGGAAACAAAGCAGCGACAGAATAGATTGCTACAGCGTATCATTTGCTTAGTATCTCATAACTAATACTAGCACTAAGTCTTATCACGGAGACAAAAATATAGAAtaagttgtgtttgttttgatgcATCAGTGCATTTGTAGGGTGCTCTATTGATTCATTCATTCCCAACTTGTTTACAAGCTCTGAGGAGGAGTGTCCCCATCTCAGTAGACTTGATTGGTCAGTGTGAACACACACTCACTGACATTTTCGATTTATATGTCTCCATGCTCAGTATAGCACGTGGCATTGCATCAACAGACCCACATAAAATATGTCTCAAATTATGATGTTAAAGGGACcgttcatttactcaccctcagattgttccaaacctgtataaacgtatttgttctgctgaacacaaaggaagatatttgtcaGAATGTCAGTAGCCAAACATATCTtatccaccatttactgccatagagaaaataaatactatgggagtcaatgggggatgagatttgagggtaaatgatgacagacaccCATCCCTTTAATAGCTATACATGTAAGGCTTTTTAAAttatctttatattttttaaaatatcttttaaaagtcatttttgaTTCCATGTGGTTGGGAGATATGATGAGTTTAGAGGGGTAATTTAAAATATGCCCACCTCTGGTTTAAAATGGTCTTTCTTGTCTTATATTTAAGCAgtcatctacactgtaaaaaaaaatcccgtaaaaaaacagataaagtactggcagaaaattaccagtaaattttcctttattttacggacatttccattaatgctaaaatgcaaatgaatgcagtgcaaaatgtaaaatacaggtaaaacaactgtaaaaatgaacacggaaaattccttcatattaatacagtatattgtgccctatttttacggcttttttttagagtgtaggtaATAAGTTATGTGGGGAGTAGGGCTTAAAAATTCAACTGGCATgctgctttgaaagtttgtgtgttcccaaaatatttgacatttcataattttcatttatgatATTATACCCATTTTTATTAACTATATATCGTCATAATAAGTCATTGATATGCCTAGATCATGCTGTTCCCGAAATGCTTACTCTTTACAAACAAACGTACTTAATCAGAACATAGTGACGTTCAAAAGAAGAAGATGCTGATGTCAGAGCCGGGACTTTGACCAGAGCACCAGCCCCACCACTCATCCAGCAGTAAATAATTAGTCTACGCAGTAAATAACTGTAAGCGCTGTGTTTACCCTTGAGTGCCCTTTGCACTGTGGTGGGGCTCAACACCCCCTTTACAGACAGCGAAAAGCATGCACCTGATGGGACAAAATATGAGGCCGATGAAACTCAACTCTCGCCATGCTTTTGTGAAAGACACCCTGATGTAACATCTATTGACTAATGGAGAGGTAGATGTAGATGAGTGTGACCTTGACCACAACTAATTTCTAAAAGCTTGTCAGGTGATATGTAATCTAGGTCCAGTTGGATATTGAAGAATTCTGGTGGTCAGAATGATGTTTGTCCAGCAGATGGGGTTATTCTACCAAGACCATTTCAGTTACTGTGAAACCCCTGTATAATATATCTTCAATTTATTTTCTCTTACTGCATGcttgacaaaatgttttatttcaaatgtatatagTTCTATATgtaagtaaatacagtatattacagagCCCCCAATCCACATCTCCAATTT
Encoded here:
- the agxtb gene encoding alanine--glyoxylate and serine--pyruvate aminotransferase b encodes the protein MMPRSVLSRCALLAQQVPLECALSSKHCVQRGMSSVTIPPPACMLRPLEAPFRYLFGPGPSNVPPRVLAAGGRPIIGHMHTEMFGIMDDIKKGIQYAFQTSNNMTLAMSGSGHTAMECALFNVVEAGENVLVAVNGIWGERVAEIAERMGAKVHTLRKAPGGHFTNAEIDQALAKHKPVLFFLTHGESSSGLVHPVDGVGDLCHKHNCLLLVDSVASLGAAPLLMGQQNIDILYTGSQKALNAPPGTAPISFSERACHKMFNRKTKPVSYLLDMTHLSNYWGNDGKPDRIYHHTGPVSGFFALRESLAILAEMGLENSWKHHKEVAQYLWKGLEDLGLNLFIKDKDLRLPSVTTIAIPEGYNWKDMLAYIMKHHQIEFTGGLGPSVGMVMRIGLMGYNCNKANAAMALAALEDALRNCKKTKA